From a single Brassica oleracea var. oleracea cultivar TO1000 chromosome C5, BOL, whole genome shotgun sequence genomic region:
- the LOC106292970 gene encoding protein LIGHT-DEPENDENT SHORT HYPOCOTYLS 2 yields MDLISQNHNNKNPNTTLSTQHASSPPPSSRYENQKRRDWNTFCQYLRNHRPPLSPPSCSGAHVLEFLRYLDQFGKTKVHHQNCAFFGLPNPPAPCPCPLRQAWGSLDALIGRLRAAYEENGGAPDTSPFGSRSVRIFLREVRDFQAKSRGVSYEKKRKRVNNKQITQSPSQPPLPPQPLEQQQQGQSMMANYHHGAT; encoded by the coding sequence ATGGATCTGATCTCTCAAAATCATAATAATAAGAACCCTAATACAACTCTCTCGACACAACATGCTTCTTCTCCACCTCCATCTAGCCGCTACGAGAACCAGAAACGCCGTGATTGGAACACTTTCTGCCAATACCTTAGAAACCATCGTCCACCGCTCTCTCCACCGTCTTGTAGCGGCGCACATGTTCTCGAGTTTTTGCGTTACCTTGACCAGTTCGGGAAAACCAAAGTCCACCACCAAAACTGCGCCTTCTTTGGCCTCCCAAACCCTCCGGCTCCATGTCCTTGTCCTCTCCGACAAGCGTGGGGCTCACTTGACGCTCTTATCGGTCGTCTCCGTGCCGCCTACGAGGAGAACGGTGGAGCTCCCGATACTAGCCCTTTTGGCTCACGTTCAGTCAGGATTTTCCTCAGGGAGGTTAGAGATTTTCAAGCTAAATCACGTGGCGTTAGCTACGAGAAGAAGAGGAAAAGGGTCAACAACAAACAAATAACTCAGTCGCCTTCGCAGCCGCCTCTACCGCCGCAGCCACTAGAGCAGCAACAGCAAGGCCAATCTATGATGGCTAATTACCACCACGGTGCAACTTGA